In Ipomoea triloba cultivar NCNSP0323 chromosome 15, ASM357664v1, one genomic interval encodes:
- the LOC116005804 gene encoding uncharacterized protein LOC116005804: MATSVDDALANLTFADLEEGEENQHHERLHVDAEEVADEFYVMGRLVTDKSTRFAFFRDTMATVWRPTRGMNVRELQPHRYLFRFFLEKDVQRIIDDEPWSYEQSVLILKRITLREDPEDVSLNLAEFWVQLHVKTDERNFDYSIRQFFRIKIAVDVLKPLKKGIRLKKDSGEWFTVDFKYELLPTSCFVCGVLGHAEKFCSKDVSPGVKPYNAELLAGNRRGTPTAGL; the protein is encoded by the exons ATGGCGACCTCCGTCGATGATGCCCTCGCCAACCTCACGTTCGCTGATCTGGAGGAGGGAGAGGAGAACCAACATCACGAGCGACTGCATGTCGATGCTGAGGAGGTGGCTGATGAGTTCTATGTCATGGGAAGGTTAGTAACTGATAAATCCACTCGATTTGCTTTTTTCCGCGACACTATGGCGACTGTTTGGAGGCCGACACGGGGGATGAATGTTCGAGAATTGCAGCCTCACCGCTACTTGTTTCGATTCTTTCTTGAGAAGGATGTTCAGAGAATTATAGATGACGAGCCTTGGTCTTATGAACAAAGTGTTTTGATATTGAAGCGTATTACATTGAGGGAGGATCCAGAAGATGTCTCCCTAAACTTGGCGGAATTCTGGGTTCAACTTCATG TGAAAACTGACGAAAGGAATTTTGATTACTCAATTAGACAATTCTTCCGTATCAAGATTGCTGTTGATGTTCTGAAACCTTTGAAAAAGGGTATCCGTTTGAAGAAAGATTCTGGTGAGTGGTTTACAGTAGATTTCAAATATGAACTCCTCCCTACTTCCTGCTTCGTGTGTGGTGTTCTTGGTCACGCTGAAAAATTTTGCTCGAAAGATGTGAGCCCAGGTGTGAAACCTTACAATGCGGAACTCTTGGCTGGCAATCGACGTGGAACTCCGACGGCGGGGCtatga